The Edaphobacter sp. 12200R-103 genome contains a region encoding:
- a CDS encoding TolC family protein, translating into MKRFLWFYLLAGIFLHAQVCQAQRKLPLLEAVNYALAHRPELRAANARVTASNDLRKQAGAIPNPRFLFRKEDLRTQTSAFGENSQTYWEGNQLLEVSGKRGGRIDVAKTGAERSRLQAELARREIALAVRQAYWTAKATQVLADLYEQDGKYFGEVIAYHETRFREGKIAEVDLLRVRLQGQQIRAAAANAKLDSEKAQLILAREMNAPVENRWDLSDDLTNLEEPLPVPSGSDPAALRTDGQIAKDAVAQAQAQVKLERANGRPDLLFTGGYKRDVDIDSPIAGVQFDLPLFNRNRAAVSAAKAETDAAQASYEATHNQIHAETALARREYELRRDQFLNTFRPLKDQAVEISDISRAAYQAGGLDLVRLLDAERARVEAELSYVRALESYHLSVVELNYTEGMDQ; encoded by the coding sequence ATGAAACGATTCCTATGGTTCTATCTGCTTGCAGGTATCTTCCTGCATGCGCAAGTCTGTCAGGCACAGAGAAAGCTACCGCTGCTGGAGGCGGTCAACTATGCTCTCGCGCACCGGCCGGAACTCCGCGCCGCGAACGCCAGAGTCACTGCGTCGAATGACCTGCGGAAGCAGGCCGGGGCGATCCCAAATCCGCGTTTCCTCTTCCGCAAGGAAGACCTACGCACGCAGACCTCTGCCTTCGGAGAGAACTCCCAGACCTATTGGGAAGGGAACCAGCTCCTCGAGGTTTCGGGAAAGCGCGGCGGACGTATCGATGTTGCGAAGACGGGAGCAGAGCGAAGCCGGTTGCAGGCCGAGCTTGCTCGCCGCGAGATTGCTCTTGCCGTCCGCCAGGCCTATTGGACGGCTAAGGCCACTCAGGTCCTCGCCGATCTTTACGAGCAAGATGGGAAATACTTCGGTGAAGTGATTGCCTATCATGAGACTCGATTCCGTGAGGGCAAGATCGCCGAAGTGGACCTTCTTCGCGTTCGGTTGCAGGGGCAGCAGATACGGGCCGCGGCGGCCAACGCAAAGCTCGATTCTGAGAAGGCGCAGCTCATCTTGGCCCGCGAGATGAATGCGCCCGTTGAGAACCGATGGGACCTTTCAGACGACTTAACCAATCTGGAGGAGCCACTGCCGGTTCCGTCTGGTTCCGATCCGGCGGCATTGCGGACCGACGGGCAGATTGCTAAGGACGCCGTCGCGCAGGCGCAGGCGCAAGTGAAGCTAGAGAGAGCAAATGGCCGGCCTGACTTACTCTTTACCGGAGGCTACAAGCGTGACGTCGATATCGACTCTCCGATTGCAGGCGTGCAGTTCGACCTTCCGCTGTTCAATCGCAACCGGGCGGCGGTCTCGGCGGCAAAGGCGGAAACGGATGCCGCACAGGCCTCCTACGAGGCTACGCATAATCAGATCCACGCTGAAACTGCACTTGCCAGGCGCGAGTACGAACTTCGTCGCGACCAGTTTCTGAACACCTTTCGACCACTGAAAGATCAGGCAGTCGAGATATCCGATATCAGCCGAGCAGCCTATCAGGCTGGGGGCCTTGATCTCGTCCGGCTTCTCGACGCGGAACGGGCTCGGGTGGAAGCGGAACTGAGCTATGTGCGAGCCCTCGAAAGCTATCACCTCAGCGTGGTCGAGCTGAACTACACGGAAGGAATGGATCAATGA
- a CDS encoding efflux RND transporter periplasmic adaptor subunit, whose product MKTIKQTAWVLIFLGCVLLTGCRNAQKAPSEEGNEAKSPQVTDQITLTSQAQTEQHVAIAPVESGTSVSPYRAKGRIALPDNATWRVGVLVEGRVEKVYANLGDAVRKGEVLAHLHSHDVHEVKAAYANALAERSRLQAAEALAQKNYDRSQRLYALKAESVSQVEIAKQELVNAQSATREAENSVMREQTHLEETLGISADTHVHTSDDADLIPIVAPANGRILQKNVSPGATISPSTDAFIIGDLSHLWMLASIDAATLAQLRVGQHATVSIPDVPGATYSGEIENLGQEFDPTTRLIQVRIAISRPDNRLRPEMLANAEFSLGTGKPKLLVPQEAVQQINGQDVVFVQVAADRFRAQPVTLSEIVEGKARILQGLNAGDRVITHGSFIAKSELLKSTIGD is encoded by the coding sequence ATGAAGACAATCAAACAGACCGCGTGGGTATTGATCTTTCTGGGATGTGTTCTGCTCACTGGATGTCGCAACGCGCAGAAGGCTCCTTCGGAAGAAGGCAACGAGGCCAAAAGCCCGCAAGTCACCGATCAGATCACGTTGACTTCGCAGGCACAGACGGAGCAGCACGTCGCTATCGCTCCGGTAGAATCGGGAACTTCGGTTTCGCCTTACCGAGCCAAGGGCCGCATCGCGCTTCCCGACAATGCAACATGGCGTGTCGGTGTTCTTGTCGAGGGCAGGGTGGAAAAGGTCTATGCCAATCTTGGCGATGCCGTTCGAAAAGGCGAAGTGCTGGCGCATCTACACAGCCATGACGTGCATGAAGTCAAGGCGGCCTATGCGAACGCTCTCGCCGAGCGGTCTCGCCTGCAAGCTGCAGAGGCTCTGGCTCAGAAGAACTACGACCGAAGTCAGCGGCTCTACGCACTCAAAGCGGAATCCGTTAGCCAGGTAGAGATCGCAAAGCAGGAGTTGGTCAACGCTCAGAGCGCAACCCGAGAAGCGGAGAATTCCGTGATGCGGGAACAGACGCATTTGGAAGAGACTCTTGGTATATCAGCCGACACTCATGTCCACACCTCGGATGACGCTGACCTCATCCCGATCGTTGCTCCGGCAAATGGCCGCATCCTGCAAAAGAATGTTTCGCCCGGAGCTACGATCTCTCCTTCGACAGATGCTTTCATCATTGGAGACCTGAGTCATCTCTGGATGCTGGCATCCATTGATGCGGCGACACTGGCTCAGTTACGAGTTGGCCAGCACGCAACCGTCAGCATCCCCGATGTGCCCGGTGCGACCTATTCGGGCGAGATTGAGAATCTCGGCCAGGAGTTCGATCCCACGACCCGGCTCATTCAGGTACGCATCGCTATTTCCCGTCCTGACAACCGTCTCCGGCCCGAAATGCTGGCGAATGCCGAGTTCTCCCTGGGAACGGGAAAGCCAAAGCTACTGGTTCCACAGGAAGCCGTTCAGCAGATCAACGGACAAGATGTGGTCTTCGTCCAGGTTGCTGCGGATCGCTTCCGTGCCCAGCCCGTGACACTGAGTGAGATCGTTGAAGGCAAGGCTCGCATCCTGCAAGGGCTGAACGCCGGCGACAGAGTCATCACCCACGGAAGCTTCATCGCCAAATCCGAACTCCTCAAGAGCACGATCGGAGACTGA
- a CDS encoding efflux RND transporter permease subunit, whose protein sequence is MLNRIVDAALSARWIVLMLVLALVGAGIYAVYTLPLEAFPDLTNNQITIVTDAPSMPPTEVEQLVTYPIEQAMMGMPKQEEVRSLSKLGLSIVTVVFDDSVSMYFGRQMINERLQQAADQLPKGAQPRLGLPATAFGEIFQYTLDGPSSTMHLKDIQEWQIKRQLRTVPGVSEINNWGGEVKQYQIIVDPALLSQYGLTLHDVSQRIAENNTNFGGGYIEHNEEQYTLRGEGRAKSIDDLRNIVVLSSRGVPVTLGDVAKVQIGAAPRNGAVLRNGETVSGMVIMLKGENGKRVIELVKQKIEGMRLPDGVKIVPFYDQSTIIDRTIATVKKNLFEGFLLVTVILFLFLRNIRAALITASIIPLSMLISFINMRLFGFSANLMSLGAIDFGMIVDGAVVMMENSIHRLEEHHENESGLDSVRIAAHEMARPMAFGVIIIIGVYLPIFFLQGLEGRMFHPMAFTVCSALFGALLLALVGIPVFASFAFAKGLPARRAGPNRDWLDRLADRYQDWLATVIRHRRITAGISLVILAVALGSLQFIGTEFMPRLDEGSILVETRKLPGISLTDSVEVSKRIEQKLRAFPEVADVVIKIGRPDFATEAMGIHEGDTYLLLKPMNQWHRFHTKGELIEALDRELGTVPGLAYNFTQPMAMRVDETVSGVKADLAIKIFGDDLGQLDSLAQQVLRATARVRGAADPQIQLTSGVPDLTVQVDHAALARYGLNVTDVEQAVAAGASGSVISLFIEGQKRYDIALRLPESYRANPQAMQAIVLRSSDGAQVKLSQVAQVRVVRAAIEIDREEGQRRAVVMSNVGGRDLGSFVKEVEANIARDVKLPVGYTIEYGGQFANQERATKRLMLIIPIVVFLIYILLYFTFKSFKQALLVVGNIPFAMVGGIAALWLRGMNLNLSASVGFIALFGVAMLNGVVLVSAINHARKEGQSTFKAVFTGARRRLRPVLMTACVASFGFFPMAFSTSMGSEVQRPLATVVIGGLVTSTLLTLMLLPVLYEWIFEKDSGTTGQASLKADRVTQSPT, encoded by the coding sequence ATGTTGAATCGAATTGTCGACGCTGCCCTCTCCGCACGATGGATCGTGCTGATGTTGGTGCTGGCCTTGGTCGGAGCAGGAATCTACGCAGTATACACGTTGCCGCTCGAAGCCTTTCCCGACCTCACCAACAACCAGATCACCATCGTGACCGATGCCCCATCCATGCCTCCGACCGAGGTTGAGCAGTTAGTGACGTATCCCATCGAGCAGGCCATGATGGGCATGCCCAAACAGGAGGAAGTGCGCTCGCTCTCGAAGCTGGGACTATCGATCGTTACTGTGGTCTTCGATGACTCAGTCTCGATGTACTTCGGACGCCAGATGATCAACGAACGTCTGCAACAAGCCGCGGATCAGCTGCCGAAGGGAGCTCAGCCAAGGCTGGGTCTCCCCGCAACCGCGTTTGGAGAGATCTTTCAGTACACCTTGGATGGCCCGTCCTCGACGATGCACCTCAAGGATATTCAAGAGTGGCAGATTAAGCGGCAGCTTCGGACCGTACCAGGAGTGAGCGAAATCAACAACTGGGGTGGCGAGGTCAAGCAGTATCAGATCATCGTCGATCCAGCTTTACTGAGCCAGTACGGACTGACCCTGCATGACGTTTCGCAGCGCATCGCCGAGAACAACACCAACTTTGGCGGCGGTTACATCGAACACAATGAGGAGCAATACACGTTACGCGGCGAGGGGAGAGCAAAAAGCATTGACGATTTGCGGAACATCGTTGTGCTGTCGAGCCGCGGCGTTCCGGTAACGCTCGGGGATGTCGCCAAGGTGCAGATCGGAGCTGCACCCAGGAACGGCGCTGTCCTGCGGAACGGCGAGACCGTCTCCGGTATGGTCATCATGCTGAAGGGTGAAAACGGCAAGCGGGTCATCGAGCTCGTGAAACAGAAGATTGAAGGGATGCGCCTACCAGATGGAGTAAAGATCGTTCCGTTCTATGACCAATCGACGATCATCGACAGGACCATCGCTACGGTGAAGAAGAACCTCTTTGAAGGTTTCCTCCTCGTCACGGTCATTCTCTTTCTGTTCCTCCGTAACATCCGCGCGGCGCTTATCACTGCCTCGATCATTCCGCTGTCGATGCTTATCAGCTTCATTAATATGAGGCTGTTTGGTTTCAGCGCTAATCTCATGAGCCTGGGTGCAATCGACTTCGGCATGATCGTGGATGGTGCTGTGGTCATGATGGAGAACTCCATCCATCGCCTTGAAGAGCATCACGAAAACGAATCCGGTCTCGATTCGGTGCGGATTGCCGCCCATGAGATGGCTCGGCCCATGGCCTTTGGTGTCATCATCATCATCGGGGTTTACCTCCCCATTTTTTTCTTACAGGGTCTCGAAGGCCGCATGTTCCATCCGATGGCTTTCACCGTATGCTCAGCACTTTTCGGTGCGTTGCTCTTGGCGCTTGTTGGAATCCCCGTCTTCGCCTCATTCGCATTTGCGAAGGGCTTGCCCGCCCGAAGGGCAGGACCGAACCGGGACTGGCTCGACAGGCTCGCAGATCGATACCAAGACTGGCTGGCGACTGTAATTCGCCATCGCAGGATTACGGCTGGCATTTCGCTTGTGATCCTTGCTGTTGCCCTTGGCTCTCTCCAATTCATCGGGACAGAGTTTATGCCGCGGCTTGATGAAGGATCGATCCTCGTGGAGACAAGAAAACTCCCCGGTATCTCACTGACAGATTCGGTTGAGGTCAGCAAACGAATTGAGCAAAAGCTGCGTGCTTTCCCTGAGGTTGCAGATGTCGTGATCAAGATCGGGCGGCCCGACTTCGCTACCGAGGCAATGGGCATCCATGAGGGCGATACGTACCTCTTGCTCAAACCGATGAATCAATGGCATCGCTTTCACACCAAAGGTGAGTTGATCGAAGCTTTGGACAGGGAACTGGGAACCGTTCCAGGACTTGCCTACAACTTCACTCAACCGATGGCCATGCGTGTCGATGAAACCGTCTCCGGCGTAAAGGCAGATCTCGCTATCAAGATTTTCGGGGATGATCTCGGCCAACTGGATTCGCTTGCCCAACAGGTACTCCGGGCGACCGCTCGGGTTCGGGGGGCTGCGGACCCGCAGATTCAGCTTACGTCCGGCGTGCCTGATCTCACAGTGCAGGTCGATCATGCCGCGCTCGCCCGGTACGGTCTCAATGTTACGGATGTGGAACAGGCGGTCGCAGCGGGCGCTTCCGGCTCGGTGATCTCGCTGTTCATCGAGGGCCAGAAGCGCTACGATATTGCGTTGCGTCTGCCGGAGTCTTATCGGGCCAATCCCCAAGCCATGCAAGCCATTGTTCTCCGCTCCTCCGATGGCGCTCAAGTGAAGTTGAGCCAGGTCGCACAGGTACGCGTGGTGCGCGCAGCGATTGAGATCGACCGCGAAGAGGGACAGCGCAGAGCTGTCGTTATGTCCAACGTCGGAGGACGCGATCTTGGTTCGTTCGTGAAAGAGGTGGAAGCGAACATCGCCCGTGACGTAAAGCTGCCGGTTGGCTACACCATCGAATACGGCGGCCAGTTCGCGAATCAGGAACGAGCTACTAAACGCCTGATGCTCATCATCCCGATCGTGGTCTTCCTGATCTACATCCTGCTTTATTTCACTTTCAAGTCCTTCAAACAAGCATTACTTGTTGTGGGCAATATTCCTTTTGCCATGGTCGGAGGTATTGCGGCCTTGTGGCTTCGCGGCATGAACCTGAATCTCTCGGCATCCGTTGGATTCATCGCGCTCTTCGGTGTCGCGATGCTGAACGGCGTGGTCTTAGTGAGTGCTATTAACCATGCCCGTAAGGAGGGGCAGTCCACATTCAAAGCGGTTTTCACGGGAGCGCGACGCCGACTCCGGCCCGTACTCATGACGGCCTGCGTTGCAAGCTTTGGCTTCTTCCCGATGGCGTTCTCCACCTCAATGGGGTCAGAGGTACAGCGGCCACTGGCGACTGTTGTTATTGGCGGTCTCGTGACCTCGACCCTGCTCACACTGATGTTGTTGCCGGTGCTGTATGAGTGGATCTTCGAGAAGGACTCCGGAACGACAGGTCAAGCATCTCTAAAGGCGGATCGAGTCACACAATCCCCAACTTAA
- a CDS encoding ABC transporter substrate-binding protein: MTFFGGWLRASTRRRWCTGAASFLLLASLTSCGRRPANPRTVVMIIESSPNNLDLRQGTDAQSERVGGVIFDALVKKDEHYNLRPWLATHWEQPDPLTLILHLRDGVHFHDGRPLEAEDVAWTIRSMIDGTLVTAKGGSLSSVARIDVPDRLTLVLHLKHPDAGLLFNMSDGLFGVVPRGSGRDFGLHPIGSGPFKFVSAVQDKEVIVARNPDYWAGAPKIDGVRFTVVPDAITSALELRKGSADLASNVLTLDMVHALESASNVKIESGPSSVVIYTNFNVNDPVLRDRRVRQAIACAMDRQAIVDAIWRGQAKLADTLLPAGHWAAAEPAELAQYPHDVKRAERLLDEAGFHPGPGGIRLHITLKTSTDEATRLMAIVLQQQLRAAGIQLDIRAAEFGTFYADVTRGAFQMYALRWIGSNEDPDIFRYTYSSGAFPPKGANRGRYSNPRVDSLLAAAAKETDQKKRRAEYVEVQKILAEDLPGIPLWYPNNEVLHSTRIDGVKPEGSGTFDYLRSITVHGN, from the coding sequence ATGACATTTTTTGGCGGCTGGCTTCGTGCTTCTACGCGACGGCGATGGTGTACAGGAGCCGCCAGCTTCCTCCTGCTGGCCAGTCTGACGAGCTGCGGCAGGAGGCCAGCGAATCCACGCACCGTCGTGATGATTATCGAGAGCAGCCCGAACAACCTCGATCTCCGTCAGGGCACGGATGCGCAGTCAGAACGCGTCGGAGGAGTGATCTTCGATGCTCTGGTGAAGAAGGACGAGCACTACAATCTACGTCCCTGGCTGGCGACACACTGGGAGCAGCCCGATCCTCTGACGCTGATTCTTCACCTGCGCGACGGTGTTCATTTTCACGATGGCCGCCCGCTTGAAGCAGAGGACGTCGCCTGGACGATACGCAGCATGATCGACGGAACTCTGGTTACGGCCAAGGGAGGCTCCCTCTCCTCGGTCGCCCGCATCGATGTCCCTGACCGGCTGACGCTGGTTCTGCATCTCAAGCATCCTGACGCCGGGTTGCTCTTCAATATGAGCGACGGACTGTTCGGAGTTGTTCCTCGGGGATCGGGCCGTGACTTTGGCCTGCACCCAATCGGCTCCGGCCCGTTCAAATTCGTCAGCGCCGTACAGGACAAAGAGGTGATCGTTGCACGGAATCCCGACTACTGGGCCGGCGCTCCGAAGATCGACGGTGTTCGCTTTACCGTCGTTCCTGATGCGATTACCAGCGCGCTCGAGCTGCGGAAGGGTTCCGCGGATCTTGCAAGCAATGTGCTCACTCTGGACATGGTCCATGCGCTTGAGAGTGCTTCCAACGTAAAAATCGAGTCGGGACCCAGCTCAGTGGTCATCTACACCAACTTCAACGTGAACGATCCGGTCCTGCGCGACCGTCGCGTCCGTCAGGCAATAGCCTGCGCGATGGACCGGCAGGCTATTGTGGATGCTATCTGGCGCGGACAGGCGAAGCTCGCCGATACGCTGCTTCCCGCCGGACACTGGGCTGCGGCAGAGCCGGCAGAGTTGGCGCAGTATCCGCATGATGTAAAGAGGGCCGAGAGGCTGCTGGATGAGGCAGGCTTTCACCCCGGTCCCGGCGGGATTCGGCTTCATATCACCCTGAAAACCTCGACCGATGAAGCGACGCGCCTGATGGCGATTGTGCTGCAGCAGCAGCTCCGGGCAGCGGGCATTCAGCTCGATATTCGTGCGGCGGAGTTCGGGACTTTTTATGCGGACGTGACCCGCGGCGCCTTTCAGATGTATGCACTTCGGTGGATCGGTTCGAATGAGGATCCAGACATCTTCCGTTACACCTATAGCTCAGGCGCATTTCCACCGAAGGGAGCAAACCGGGGACGCTACTCCAATCCTCGGGTCGATTCCCTGCTTGCAGCTGCGGCCAAGGAGACGGACCAGAAGAAGCGGCGCGCGGAGTACGTCGAGGTCCAGAAGATTCTGGCCGAGGATCTTCCAGGCATCCCGCTCTGGTATCCGAACAACGAGGTCCTCCATTCGACGCGCATTGATGGCGTGAAGCCGGAAGGTTCAGGAACGTTCGATTATCTGCGCTCGATCACGGTTCACGGCAACTGA
- a CDS encoding anhydro-N-acetylmuramic acid kinase, which translates to MTNPKEMIVAGIMSGTSADGVDVALCRIRLSNSDTPHIKLIGAREFRYPKAVRSAVLAAMDAKSISVAEMSRLHWRLGEIYAEAVEVTAQEHGLKLDLIGSHGQTIYHQGVASKYLGRPTRCTWQIGEASVIAEKLRTPVVSDFRPADLAAQGQGAPLVPMLDYVLFRSEKVSRILQNLGGIANMTAMPAGASFEDVLAFDSGPSNIVIDGCMRRLFQKSFDRNGAVARRGRILRSVIEQLLRDPYYAAPPPKSCGREQFGEAFLNRLLDLCHRSKARKEDVIATTTALTAESILNAYRKFVWPHLGQKAPMAKSIEYVVAGGGARNSTLMQMLREGLEPMGVRVRSTDDLGVPTQAKEAVAFALLAWLTWNNLPGNVPTATGAARPVILGKVTRA; encoded by the coding sequence ATGACCAACCCGAAAGAGATGATTGTTGCCGGCATTATGAGTGGTACCTCTGCCGATGGCGTCGACGTTGCTCTCTGCCGTATTCGTCTCTCCAACTCAGACACACCGCATATCAAACTGATCGGAGCACGGGAGTTTCGATACCCCAAAGCAGTCCGAAGCGCAGTTCTAGCAGCCATGGATGCGAAATCCATCTCTGTCGCCGAGATGTCGCGACTGCACTGGCGATTGGGAGAGATCTATGCCGAGGCGGTAGAGGTAACTGCACAAGAACATGGCCTGAAGCTCGATCTCATCGGAAGCCATGGGCAGACGATCTATCACCAGGGCGTGGCTTCAAAGTATCTGGGTCGCCCGACGCGATGCACATGGCAGATTGGCGAGGCATCAGTCATCGCCGAAAAACTGCGAACACCTGTGGTCAGTGACTTTCGCCCCGCCGATCTTGCAGCGCAGGGACAGGGGGCTCCACTGGTGCCGATGCTCGATTACGTTCTCTTTCGGTCAGAGAAAGTCAGCCGCATCCTTCAGAATCTCGGCGGCATTGCGAACATGACCGCAATGCCGGCAGGAGCCTCGTTCGAAGATGTTCTTGCATTCGATTCCGGCCCTTCCAATATCGTGATCGACGGCTGCATGAGGCGTCTCTTCCAGAAATCCTTCGACCGCAATGGTGCAGTCGCCAGACGTGGACGCATTCTGAGGTCAGTCATCGAACAACTGCTTCGCGATCCGTACTATGCAGCGCCTCCTCCGAAGAGCTGCGGGCGGGAGCAATTCGGCGAGGCTTTTCTGAATCGCCTCCTCGATCTCTGTCATCGATCCAAAGCCCGCAAGGAAGACGTCATTGCGACCACGACTGCGCTTACTGCAGAGTCGATCCTTAACGCCTACCGTAAATTTGTCTGGCCGCATCTGGGACAGAAGGCCCCTATGGCGAAGAGCATTGAATATGTCGTCGCTGGGGGCGGCGCCAGAAACTCCACTCTGATGCAGATGCTCCGCGAAGGTCTGGAGCCGATGGGAGTGCGCGTGCGCTCCACCGACGATCTCGGAGTTCCGACGCAGGCCAAGGAGGCCGTGGCCTTCGCGCTGCTTGCATGGCTCACCTGGAACAATCTTCCCGGCAACGTCCCCACTGCTACTGGAGCCGCCCGGCCCGTCATCCTTGGCAAGGTGACCAGGGCATGA
- the mutS gene encoding DNA mismatch repair protein MutS, translating to MSQETSASILSTDSAALSPAMRQYRAAKEAHPDTLLFFRMGDFYELFYEDAVVASRELQLTLTARDKAKSVPMCGVPYHAAESYLQRLLRKGFRVAICEQMEDPKQAKGVVRREVTRVLTPGTALDPSLSAEQSNYLASIVLEGASDHQTCGVALLDLSTGEFRTTEFSGLTAWLQATDELGRVRPVELLYGSGLLGSVNLAGESVEEGSAALDTIRTKTALESWAYTPDHALPLLRSHFRVHSLDGLGLHGHETAAIAAGALLHYMRATKQGDLEHVNGLRFYERSSCLELDAVSVRNLELVEPLFSGESQQTTLFYTLDACCTPMGKRLLRATLLRPSSNLHEIEERLDAVAEATTDLRRREDIRQAMNGLLDLERLLGRVALDSAGPREVMALAATLRCLPGLSAAIGQLHAARWADLTFGFDTLADLHDLVTRTITDDPPVSLSDGGIIREGVNAELDELRELSRSGRQALAAIEERERQRTGIASLKVRFNNVFGYYIEVTKANAKAVPSDYERKQTLVNAERFTTPELKEYETKILTAQERSSEIERRIFAEVRRQILDAAARIRETARRVAEVDLLTCFAHLSALRGWTRPVVHETGPLEFVAARHPVVERRLEESGAGRFVPNSVHLDADSGPSILLITGPNMGGKSTYLRQAALLVIMAQCGSFVPAEHMRLGLVDRIYTRIGASDNVARGRSTFMVEMTETAAILNSATNRSLVLLDEMGRGTATYDGLSLAWATVEHLHDRIGARTLFATHYHELTLLADKLERLRNLRVTVKETAAGIVFLHSVEAGPASKSYGIEVARLAGIPSAVIARAREVLKLHERAESQQVREAVSSHAPSLQMTMFTPLSQRIVDRLAEVDVDGLTPREALNLLADLQRELKG from the coding sequence ATGTCACAGGAAACGTCAGCCAGTATTTTGAGCACCGATTCTGCCGCCCTCTCTCCGGCGATGCGGCAGTACAGGGCCGCCAAGGAAGCCCATCCCGATACCCTGCTCTTTTTTCGGATGGGTGACTTCTACGAACTCTTCTACGAAGACGCTGTGGTCGCTTCGCGCGAACTGCAACTGACCCTCACTGCACGCGACAAGGCAAAGAGCGTCCCCATGTGCGGAGTTCCCTACCACGCCGCCGAGAGCTACCTCCAGCGGTTGCTGCGAAAAGGGTTCCGGGTCGCCATCTGCGAACAGATGGAGGACCCAAAGCAGGCCAAGGGGGTCGTTCGTCGCGAAGTAACCCGCGTCCTGACCCCCGGAACAGCTCTTGACCCGTCGTTGAGCGCCGAACAAAGCAACTATCTCGCGAGTATCGTCCTCGAGGGTGCAAGCGACCACCAGACCTGCGGCGTGGCTCTGCTGGATCTCTCAACCGGCGAATTCCGAACCACGGAGTTTTCCGGTCTAACGGCATGGCTGCAGGCGACCGATGAGCTGGGGAGAGTGCGCCCGGTAGAGCTGCTGTACGGCTCCGGCCTGCTGGGCAGCGTCAATCTCGCTGGCGAGTCCGTCGAGGAGGGCTCCGCCGCGCTCGATACCATCAGGACGAAGACGGCCCTGGAATCATGGGCCTACACCCCGGATCATGCGCTTCCCCTTCTGCGCAGTCATTTCCGGGTCCACTCGCTCGATGGTCTGGGTCTTCATGGTCACGAGACCGCCGCAATCGCCGCAGGCGCCCTGCTACATTACATGCGGGCCACCAAGCAGGGCGATCTGGAGCACGTAAACGGTCTCCGGTTCTATGAACGCTCTTCCTGCCTCGAGCTCGACGCCGTCAGCGTCCGCAATCTCGAACTGGTCGAACCCCTGTTCTCAGGAGAGAGCCAGCAGACAACTCTTTTTTACACGCTGGATGCCTGCTGTACCCCCATGGGCAAGCGTCTCCTGCGCGCTACGCTCCTTCGACCTTCCTCGAACCTCCACGAGATCGAAGAGCGTCTGGACGCGGTCGCCGAAGCCACCACTGATCTTCGTCGTCGTGAAGACATCCGCCAGGCGATGAACGGTCTTCTCGATCTTGAGCGCCTGCTGGGTCGAGTAGCACTTGACTCAGCTGGTCCGCGCGAGGTGATGGCCCTGGCCGCTACGCTTCGCTGTCTGCCCGGCCTTTCGGCAGCCATCGGCCAGCTTCATGCCGCACGCTGGGCTGACCTTACATTCGGCTTCGACACGCTGGCCGACCTGCATGATCTTGTCACCCGGACCATTACGGACGACCCTCCCGTGTCGCTTTCCGATGGCGGCATCATCCGTGAAGGCGTGAATGCCGAACTGGACGAACTGCGGGAATTGAGCCGCAGCGGACGGCAGGCATTGGCTGCCATTGAAGAGCGGGAGCGCCAACGTACCGGCATCGCTTCGCTCAAGGTGAGGTTCAACAACGTCTTCGGCTACTACATCGAAGTCACGAAGGCCAATGCGAAGGCTGTCCCGTCGGACTACGAGCGCAAGCAAACGCTCGTCAACGCGGAGCGATTCACAACCCCTGAGCTGAAGGAGTACGAAACAAAGATTCTGACGGCACAGGAACGATCGAGCGAGATCGAGCGCAGAATCTTCGCTGAAGTCCGCCGCCAGATTCTGGATGCCGCAGCCAGAATTCGCGAGACAGCGCGACGCGTCGCCGAGGTCGACTTGCTCACCTGCTTTGCTCATCTCTCCGCTCTGCGCGGCTGGACTCGACCTGTCGTCCATGAGACAGGGCCGCTGGAGTTCGTCGCAGCGCGTCATCCGGTCGTCGAGCGTCGCCTGGAAGAATCCGGGGCCGGAAGATTCGTTCCCAATTCGGTTCATCTTGATGCCGACAGCGGCCCGTCGATCCTATTGATCACCGGACCCAATATGGGAGGGAAAAGCACGTATCTCCGCCAGGCGGCTCTGCTGGTCATCATGGCGCAGTGCGGCAGCTTCGTCCCCGCCGAACACATGCGACTGGGACTGGTCGATCGCATCTACACCCGTATCGGAGCCAGCGACAACGTCGCACGGGGACGCTCGACCTTCATGGTTGAGATGACTGAGACGGCGGCGATTCTTAACTCAGCGACGAATCGATCTCTTGTCCTGCTGGACGAGATGGGCCGGGGTACAGCCACTTACGATGGCCTCTCCCTCGCCTGGGCCACGGTCGAACACCTGCACGATCGGATCGGCGCACGAACCCTGTTCGCCACCCACTATCACGAGCTGACGTTGCTGGCCGACAAACTCGAGCGGCTGCGGAACCTGCGCGTCACCGTGAAGGAGACGGCCGCAGGAATCGTCTTTCTTCATTCGGTCGAAGCCGGCCCTGCAAGCAAGAGCTACGGCATTGAGGTTGCGCGACTGGCCGGAATCCCATCTGCAGTCATTGCGCGCGCCCGCGAAGTGCTGAAGCTGCACGAGCGCGCAGAAAGCCAGCAGGTCCGCGAAGCAGTCTCAAGTCACGCTCCCTCTCTCCAGATGACGATGTTTACGCCGCTCTCGCAGCGCATCGTCGACCGCCTGGCTGAAGTGGACGTCGATGGCCTTACACCGCGAGAGGCTCTCAATCTCCTGGCTGATCTGCAAAGGGAGTTGAAGGGATGA